One Falsarthrobacter nasiphocae DNA segment encodes these proteins:
- the argS gene encoding arginine--tRNA ligase gives MTPEQLSAALTAALSAAIEAGDLRLPEGESLPEVRVERPKSRAHGDWATNIALQLGKKAGMAPRALAELLIPRFTEIEGVSSVEIAGPGFLNLRLDAASTGQLAAAILEQGAAYGRNDSLAGQVINVEFVSANPTGPLHIGHTRWAALGDALGRVLSASGADVTREYYINDAGTQMNVFAASILARLKGESVPEGGYPGAYVQELADAIAADHPDVKELTDEAALPVLRAEGYALQMQDIKDTLAAFNVEFDTYFSESDLHESGAVEKAVERLREQGHVYEQDGAVWLRTTDFTDDKDRVMIRANGEPTYFAADAAYYLSKKDRGYDQKIYLLGADHHGYIGRLKAIASAAGDNADHNIEILIGQLISVNGARLSKRAGNIIELKDLVEWLGTDALRYSLARFPADSPMTIDPDLLRSRTNDNPVFYVQYAHARSCSAAEKAEAAGVTRTGFEPARLDSAGDEALLAALSRFPAVVAEAARFREPHRVARYLESLASDYHSWYGENRIAPRAGEDLTPAHHARRHLNDATTQVLANGLALLGVSAPTRM, from the coding sequence GTGACTCCAGAACAACTCTCCGCAGCCCTGACCGCCGCCCTCTCCGCCGCTATCGAGGCGGGGGACCTCCGCCTCCCCGAAGGCGAGTCCCTGCCCGAGGTCCGAGTGGAGCGCCCCAAGTCGCGAGCTCACGGAGACTGGGCCACGAACATCGCCCTCCAGCTGGGCAAGAAGGCAGGCATGGCGCCGCGCGCGCTCGCCGAACTCCTCATCCCGCGCTTCACGGAGATCGAGGGCGTCTCGAGCGTCGAGATCGCCGGCCCGGGCTTCCTCAACCTCCGTCTCGACGCGGCCTCGACGGGCCAGCTTGCCGCCGCGATCCTCGAGCAGGGCGCCGCCTACGGGCGCAACGACTCCCTCGCCGGGCAGGTCATCAACGTCGAGTTCGTCTCCGCCAACCCGACCGGCCCCCTCCATATCGGCCACACCCGCTGGGCCGCGCTCGGCGACGCGCTGGGCCGCGTCCTCTCCGCCAGCGGCGCGGACGTCACCCGCGAGTACTACATCAACGACGCCGGCACGCAGATGAACGTCTTCGCAGCCTCGATCCTCGCGCGCCTCAAGGGGGAGAGCGTCCCCGAGGGCGGGTACCCCGGCGCGTACGTCCAGGAGCTCGCGGACGCGATCGCCGCGGACCACCCTGACGTCAAGGAGCTCACGGACGAGGCCGCGCTCCCCGTCCTCCGGGCCGAGGGCTACGCGCTCCAGATGCAGGACATCAAGGACACGCTCGCGGCCTTCAACGTCGAGTTCGACACCTACTTCTCCGAGTCTGACCTGCACGAGTCGGGCGCCGTCGAGAAGGCTGTCGAGCGCCTCCGCGAGCAGGGCCACGTCTACGAGCAGGACGGGGCGGTCTGGCTGCGCACCACCGACTTCACGGACGACAAGGACCGGGTCATGATCCGCGCCAACGGCGAGCCCACCTACTTCGCCGCCGACGCCGCCTACTACCTCTCCAAGAAGGACCGCGGCTACGACCAGAAGATCTACCTCCTCGGCGCCGACCACCACGGCTACATCGGCCGCCTCAAGGCCATCGCCAGCGCGGCGGGGGACAACGCGGACCACAACATCGAGATCCTCATCGGCCAGCTCATCAGCGTCAACGGGGCCCGCCTGTCCAAGCGGGCCGGCAACATCATCGAGCTCAAGGACCTCGTCGAGTGGCTCGGCACGGACGCGCTGCGCTACTCCCTGGCGCGCTTCCCGGCGGACTCGCCCATGACGATCGACCCGGACCTGCTGCGCTCGCGGACCAACGACAACCCCGTCTTCTACGTCCAGTACGCCCACGCTCGCTCCTGCTCCGCAGCGGAGAAGGCCGAGGCCGCCGGCGTGACGCGCACCGGTTTCGAGCCGGCCCGCCTCGATTCGGCGGGCGACGAGGCACTCTTGGCCGCGCTGAGCCGCTTCCCCGCCGTCGTCGCCGAAGCCGCCCGCTTCCGCGAGCCGCACCGGGTGGCGCGCTATCTCGAGTCCCTCGCGAGCGACTACCACTCCTGGTATGGGGAGAACCGCATCGCGCCGCGCGCGGGCGAGGACCTGACCCCCGCGCACCACGCGCGCCGCCACCTCAACGACGCGACGACGCAGGTCTTGGCCAATGGACTCGCGTTGCTCGGCGTCTCCGCTCCGACAAGGATGTAG